One segment of Cydia amplana chromosome 16, ilCydAmpl1.1, whole genome shotgun sequence DNA contains the following:
- the LOC134655259 gene encoding uncharacterized protein LOC134655259 isoform X2: protein MDVADGIKDMDLIKGMDEADGTREEALIKDVDRVDHTEEPDLTKDVVVVAKEEIEDRAKDGVPTMSRIMMKRQHSSAEICKEKFIISV, encoded by the exons ATGGACGTGGCGGATGGAATCAAGGATATGGATTTAATCAAGGGCATGGACGAG GCGGATGGAACCAGGGAAGAGGCTTTAATCAAGGACGTGGACAGAGTGGATCATACAGAGGAACCGGATTTAACCAAGGACGTGGTCGTGGTAGCCAAGGAAGAAATAGAGGATCGAGCCAAGGACGGAGTACCAACTATGTCGAGGATAATGATGAAACGACAGCATTCTTCTGCGGAAAT ATGTAAGGAAAAATTTATTATCAGTGTCTAA
- the LOC134655259 gene encoding uncharacterized protein LOC134655259 isoform X1 — protein MDVADGIKDMDLIKGMDEVDGIKDMDLIKGMDEADGTREEALIKDVDRVDHTEEPDLTKDVVVVAKEEIEDRAKDGVPTMSRIMMKRQHSSAEICKEKFIISV, from the exons ATGGACGTGGCGGATGGAATCAAGGATATGGATTTAATCAAGGGCATGGACGAGGTGGATGGAATCAAGGATATGGATTTAATCAAGGGCATGGACGAG GCGGATGGAACCAGGGAAGAGGCTTTAATCAAGGACGTGGACAGAGTGGATCATACAGAGGAACCGGATTTAACCAAGGACGTGGTCGTGGTAGCCAAGGAAGAAATAGAGGATCGAGCCAAGGACGGAGTACCAACTATGTCGAGGATAATGATGAAACGACAGCATTCTTCTGCGGAAAT ATGTAAGGAAAAATTTATTATCAGTGTCTAA
- the LOC134655331 gene encoding uncharacterized protein LOC134655331, producing the protein MNKLPLVILLLFSCYLLIVANLTIPLEEKTKDEMVKCAVELANANFNVRKHTVLLSNEVEDQVSNKFLKSFKGTVIIETKRDDAPPRHVVVLIESYISFIRILNVMKPDLKGKTVLTSGAKFLIILLNPVKLERITGIMWSFNAVNVLIITRDDDKIGLYTYYPYRNHTHCHETQPVLIRHWNKNSSLKFKAFPNKMKNMHKCPVYVSTNKLYHPTTEKLIPLQMIKTTIVKLLRDQMNFTPMILMSDYVSIDSDRANNWSDSLNDVISGLANISTCSIPLGVDRLGLLDYSMPYFRVRLAWLAPPIGPGPVWWSLFTPLNSYLWLVLLCIVFFVTSLPFTLKFRRVKKFCYKHFKNVHKIQGAAFRTWGVMLGQPIRVAPRRFRDFYIISLWIWFTFVVRSAYQSVLIGALKTDPIVGNFANLKETVDYGYKFGGRGGILTHFEYDPYISERFEVIPEAGFEKVFTDIVEGRKEFVLATSVEYAWANCLAKGKKEHECGHVLPDSILTVPLVIWMKTSSPFVLPLSIWLPRFIESGLLDREASKKPYSSLTKLSPDPTPLTDHQILSCMLCLLIGYAVSVAVFVMEMLRPKTAAIKQHIVVQRTLIVDKIVGNRNHRFVH; encoded by the coding sequence ATGAATAAACTACCTTTAGTAATCTTACTACTGTTTTCTTGTTACTTGCTCATAGTAGCTAATCTGACAATCCCTTTGGAAGAAAAAACAAAAGATgaaatggtaaaatgtgccgTAGAATTGGCTAACGCTAATTTTAATGTCAGAAAACACACTGTTTTATTGTCAAATGAAGTTGAAGATCAAGTGTCAAACAAATTCTTGAAATCATTTAAAGGTACAGTTATTATAGAGACGAAGCGAGATGATGCACCGCCGAGACATGTAGTGGTGTTAATAGAGTCTTACATCTCCTTCATAAGGATTCTCAATGTCATGAAGCCAGATCTAAAAGGCAAGACCGTTCTGACCAGTGGAGCTAAGTTCTTAATCATCTTACTCAATCCAGTGAAACTTGAAAGGATCACCGGCATAATGTGGAGTTTTAACGCTGTAAATGTCCTCATCATTACAAGAGATGATGATAAAATCGGTCTATACACGTACTATCCGTATCGCAATCACACGCACTGCCACGAAACGCAACCTGTTCTCATTCGGCATTGGAATAAAAACTCATCTCTGAAATTCAAAGCTTTCCCTAACAAAATGAAGAACATGCACAAATGTCCCGTTTACGTATCCACGAATAAGCTGTATCATCCCACTACAGAAAAACTGATTCCTTTGCAAATGATTAAAACGACGATCGTGAAACTGCTGAGGGACCAAATGAATTTCACGCCAATGATTTTAATGAGCGATTATGTCAGCATAGACTCTGATCGCGCCAATAACTGGTCGGATTCCCTGAATGACGTCATCTCCGGGCTTGCGAATATCTCAACCTGCAGCATTCCTCTTGGAGTAGACCGGTTGGGGCTTCTAGACTATTCGATGCCGTATTTTCGAGTACGTCTCGCATGGTTAGCCCCGCCTATAGGTCCAGGGCCAGTGTGGTGGAGTTTATTCACACCTTTGAACAGCTATCTATGGCTGGTGTTACTCTGCATCGTGTTTTTTGTTACGTCTCTGCCATTTACGCTGAAGTTTCGCAGAGTAAAAAAGTTCTGCTACAAACATTTTAAGAACGTTCACAAAATACAAGGAGCAGCTTTTAGAACGTGGGGAGTAATGCTGGGACAACCTATCCGCGTGGCTCCTAGACGTTTCAGAGATTTTTACATCATCAGCCTATGGATATGGTTTACTTTCGTAGTCAGGAGTGCTTACCAGAGCGTTTTGATTGGCGCCTTGAAAACAGACCCTATCGTGGGTAACTTCGCCAATTTAAAGGAGACTGTTGATTACGGATACAAATTCGGAGGACGAGGTGGAATACTGACTCATTTTGAATATGATCCCTACATAAGCGAGCGTTTTGAAGTCATACCAGAAGCTGGTTTCGAGAAAGTGTTCACCGATATCGTTGAAGGTCGGAAGGAGTTTGTTTTGGCTACGTCTGTTGAATACGCATGGGCAAATTGCTTGGCAAAGGGTAAGAAAGAGCATGAATGCGGTCACGTTCTTCCTGACTCGATACTAACGGTACCACTCGTCATTTGGATGAAAACGAGTTCCCCATTCGTTCTTCCACTCTCCATCTGGCTTCCAAGATTCATTGAGAGTGGCTTGCTGGATCGCGAAGCATCTAAAAAGCCCTACAGTTCGTTGACTAAACTGTCTCCCGATCCTACACCCTTGACGGACCACCAGATCCTGAGTTGTATGCTCTGCCTCCTGATTGGCTATGCTGTATCCGTGGCAGTGTTTGTCATGGAGATGTTGAGGCCCAAAACAGCGGCCATTAAACAGCATATTGTGGTCCAGCGCACGTTAATAGTTGACAAAATCGTTGGAAATCGTAATCACAGGTTTGTTCATTAA